From the genome of Scytonema hofmannii PCC 7110, one region includes:
- a CDS encoding type II toxin-antitoxin system VapC family toxin, with amino-acid sequence MKPALVDTNILSLFFRNHPLVVEKFDAYIKEYGKINISIITYYEIISGLKHRDAQKQLTSFLEFASYNTVVSLTTDSATISGDIYASLRKKGTPVDDIDILIAGIAMTNDLILITNNRRDFEKIDGLEIEDWSHG; translated from the coding sequence ATGAAACCCGCTTTGGTTGATACCAACATTTTATCCTTATTTTTTCGCAATCACCCCTTGGTAGTTGAAAAGTTTGATGCATATATTAAAGAATATGGCAAAATCAACATCAGCATCATTACTTATTACGAAATAATTAGCGGATTGAAGCATCGTGACGCACAGAAACAACTAACATCTTTTTTAGAATTTGCCTCATATAATACAGTTGTGTCTCTAACTACAGACTCTGCAACGATTTCTGGTGATATTTATGCCAGTCTTAGAAAAAAGGGAACACCAGTAGATGATATCGATATTCTCATTGCAGGAATCGCTATGACTAACGATTTGATTCTTATAACTAATAATCGGAGAGATTTCGAGAAAATTGATGGCTTGGAAATCGAAGATTGGAGTCATGGATAG
- a CDS encoding WD40 repeat domain-containing protein: MKTLQGHTDWIWSIAVSSDGKILASGGSDHTVKLWDTSTGECLKTLQGHEGIIWSTAFSCDSKRLVSSGSDGIIKVWDVNTGNCLHALQGHASHIWCVRFSTIDSKILFSGSSDKTIKIWDIHTGECLKTLQGHTNSIRSLTPSPNGKAIIASDDDQTIKLWDIHTGQCFRTFRGYGSGIWAIAILPKDASGGQILASDSEDQTVKLWDINTGSCIKTLKGHTNWVRSLAFSPDGKTLASGSSDETARIWDIQTGECLHILRGHTNWILSVAYSPNGKTLASGCTDKDIRVWDINTGECLQVLKGHNSVISSVVYSPDSNFLFSGSADFLIKAWNVHTGQCLKTFVGHAHGIWSIVISPDGKTIASGSEDTTIKIWNIETCQCLLTLKGHSRAVISVAYSPNGQLLASGSSDRTIRIWDIKTGQCLQILKGHTRWVYAVAFINYDSNVTTVKHPILASSGEDQTIRLWDIETGECLKILKSPPPYEGMKIAGVTGLTEAQRATLLALGAIDESFAIPAIPNPSTMNSKP; encoded by the coding sequence TTGAAAACATTGCAAGGACATACAGATTGGATCTGGTCAATCGCTGTCAGTTCAGACGGTAAAATTCTAGCAAGTGGAGGTAGCGATCACACTGTCAAACTATGGGATACAAGTACTGGTGAGTGTTTAAAAACACTACAAGGACATGAAGGGATTATTTGGTCTACTGCATTTAGTTGCGATAGCAAAAGACTAGTGAGTAGTGGCTCTGATGGTATTATCAAAGTTTGGGATGTGAATACAGGCAATTGTTTGCATGCGCTTCAAGGTCACGCTTCACATATTTGGTGTGTAAGATTTAGTACAATTGATAGTAAAATATTGTTCAGTGGCAGCAGTGACAAAACCATTAAAATCTGGGATATTCACACTGGAGAATGCTTAAAAACGTTACAAGGGCATACTAATTCAATTCGCTCGCTGACTCCTAGTCCAAATGGAAAAGCCATAATTGCCAGTGATGATGACCAAACAATCAAACTCTGGGATATTCACACGGGACAATGTTTCAGAACTTTTCGAGGATATGGTAGTGGTATTTGGGCGATCGCAATCCTACCAAAGGATGCATCTGGTGGTCAAATTTTAGCAAGTGATAGTGAAGACCAAACCGTTAAACTTTGGGATATTAATACTGGAAGTTGTATCAAAACTTTAAAAGGGCATACCAATTGGGTACGAAGCTTAGCTTTCAGTCCTGATGGAAAAACTTTAGCAAGCGGTAGTTCAGATGAAACAGCGAGAATTTGGGATATACAAACTGGCGAGTGCTTGCATATTTTGAGGGGTCATACTAACTGGATACTTTCAGTTGCTTATAGTCCTAATGGAAAAACTTTAGCTAGTGGTTGTACTGATAAAGATATACGTGTTTGGGATATCAATACTGGAGAATGCTTGCAAGTTTTAAAAGGTCATAATAGTGTCATCTCATCAGTTGTATACAGCCCCGATAGCAATTTCCTATTTAGTGGTTCCGCAGATTTTTTGATTAAAGCTTGGAACGTACACACAGGGCAATGCCTTAAAACCTTTGTAGGACACGCTCATGGAATTTGGTCAATTGTCATTAGTCCAGACGGGAAAACTATAGCAAGTGGCAGTGAAGATACAACGATAAAAATTTGGAACATAGAAACTTGCCAATGCTTGCTAACGCTAAAAGGACATTCTCGTGCTGTTATCAGCGTAGCCTACAGCCCAAATGGTCAACTGTTAGCAAGTGGAAGCAGCGATCGCACTATCAGAATCTGGGATATTAAAACCGGACAGTGCCTGCAAATTCTAAAAGGACATACGCGATGGGTTTATGCAGTTGCCTTCATTAATTATGACTCAAACGTTACCACAGTCAAACATCCAATTCTGGCAAGTTCTGGTGAAGATCAAACTATCCGATTGTGGGATATAGAAACAGGAGAATGCTTAAAAATCCTTAAAAGTCCGCCACCTTATGAAGGAATGAAGATCGCCGGAGTCACTGGTTTAACAGAAGCTCAAAGGGCAACTTTATTAGCGCTAGGAGCCATTGATGAGTCGTTTGCGATACCAGCGATACCAAATCCTAGCACTATGAACAGCAAACCATAA
- a CDS encoding Uma2 family endonuclease, with protein sequence MAILSLPPTLELQINLTDEQFFQLCQNNRDLRFERTAKGELIIMSPTGGETSVRPWRKPYPAYRNADLTYQLRGWNRQSDLGKSFDSSGGFKLPNGADRSPDASWIKIERWEALTPEEREKFLPLCPDFVVELRSPSDSLEKLQAKMQEYIDNGARLGWLIDPKRKVVEIYRPNQTVEVVQSPTTLSGEDVLPGFVLDLSPIL encoded by the coding sequence ATGGCAATTCTTAGTTTACCACCCACCCTAGAGTTGCAAATTAATCTGACTGACGAGCAGTTCTTTCAACTCTGTCAGAACAATCGAGACTTGCGATTTGAGCGCACTGCCAAGGGAGAATTAATCATTATGTCGCCAACAGGAGGAGAGACAAGCGTTCGCCCTTGGCGCAAGCCGTACCCGGCTTATCGCAATGCCGATTTAACCTATCAACTTCGAGGTTGGAACCGTCAGAGCGATCTAGGCAAATCTTTTGATTCTTCTGGAGGTTTTAAATTGCCCAACGGCGCGGATCGCTCTCCCGATGCGTCTTGGATTAAGATAGAACGTTGGGAAGCTTTGACGCCAGAGGAAAGGGAGAAATTTTTGCCTTTATGCCCCGATTTTGTTGTAGAATTGCGATCGCCAAGCGACTCATTGGAAAAACTGCAAGCCAAAATGCAGGAATATATCGATAACGGTGCAAGGCTGGGTTGGTTAATCGACCCAAAGCGAAAAGTAGTAGAGATTTATCGCCCCAATCAAACAGTGGAAGTTGTTCAATCGCCGACAACACTATCTGGTGAGGATGTGTTACCCGGTTTTGTCTTAGATTTATCGCCTATTTTATAA
- a CDS encoding murein transglycosylase A produces the protein MKKTLALVSLSLGIALINPVLSVFAQVPGYPPYPTQNQPETWSPEPSQPEELLPLVPINPVVDCTSASRCLGYDEQIWSGGGRQGDWKALLTSIDNSLRYLATKEAIAAYQNYPVREFTLDRVRRSLLRFRELVVSAKSPADLQAAVSREFTFYQSVGNDGNGTVKFTAYYQPVYSASRTRTSVYKYPVYALPSNFKQWAKPHPKRVQLEGKNGLLGNQSRLRGLELFWFRDRLDAYLIHIQGSAQLNLTDGSVTSIGYAGATDYPWTSIGGQLIKDGRLPAKGLTMPVMIKYFKQNPKEMNVYLPRWERFVFFKETNGEPARGSIRVPVTAERSIATDKSLMPPGALALINASFPYLSENERLTYRIVNRYVLDQDTGSAIKGPGRVDYFMGTGKIAGDRAGVTGGNGTLYYLLLKE, from the coding sequence ATGAAAAAAACGCTTGCTTTAGTTTCTTTAAGTCTGGGAATTGCTCTTATCAACCCGGTATTATCAGTTTTTGCTCAGGTTCCTGGCTACCCGCCCTATCCTACACAAAATCAACCTGAGACTTGGTCACCAGAACCAAGCCAACCCGAAGAGCTTCTACCGTTAGTACCTATCAATCCTGTTGTTGACTGTACCTCAGCATCTAGATGTTTGGGTTATGACGAACAAATTTGGAGTGGAGGCGGTAGACAGGGCGATTGGAAGGCGCTGTTAACATCAATAGACAACAGCTTGCGTTACCTAGCAACTAAAGAAGCCATTGCAGCGTATCAGAACTATCCCGTTAGAGAGTTTACTCTTGACCGCGTTCGTAGAAGTCTGCTGCGCTTCCGCGAGCTTGTTGTCAGTGCTAAATCACCTGCAGATCTGCAAGCTGCTGTGAGTCGGGAGTTTACTTTCTACCAGTCTGTTGGGAACGATGGTAATGGAACTGTTAAGTTTACTGCCTACTATCAACCAGTATATTCTGCTAGTCGAACTCGCACATCAGTCTATAAGTATCCTGTTTATGCTTTGCCATCTAATTTTAAGCAGTGGGCAAAACCACACCCAAAACGAGTTCAGTTGGAAGGAAAAAATGGTTTGCTAGGTAATCAAAGTCGGTTGCGTGGTTTGGAATTATTTTGGTTTCGCGATCGCTTGGATGCATACTTAATACACATCCAAGGTTCAGCCCAACTCAACTTAACTGATGGCTCTGTTACATCTATTGGTTATGCAGGCGCAACAGATTATCCTTGGACAAGTATTGGAGGACAACTCATTAAAGATGGCAGACTTCCTGCAAAGGGGTTAACGATGCCAGTGATGATAAAATATTTCAAGCAAAATCCTAAGGAAATGAATGTTTATCTGCCACGCTGGGAACGGTTTGTTTTCTTTAAAGAAACTAACGGTGAACCTGCGAGGGGGAGCATTCGCGTACCAGTGACAGCAGAACGCTCGATCGCGACTGACAAATCTCTTATGCCACCGGGAGCTTTAGCGCTCATTAACGCTAGCTTTCCCTACCTCAGTGAAAACGAGCGATTGACTTACCGGATTGTAAACCGTTACGTGCTCGACCAAGATACAGGCAGTGCGATCAAAGGTCCGGGACGGGTGGATTATTTTATGGGTACTGGTAAAATTGCAGGCGATCGTGCTGGTGTCACAGGTGGGAATGGCACATTATATTATTTATTGCTGAAAGAGTAA
- the lpxD gene encoding UDP-3-O-(3-hydroxymyristoyl)glucosamine N-acyltransferase yields the protein MKFSEIIQKLGEMAASNSLIFNTDLDPEITGLASVEEATTHHLSYIEGEKFASWVGKTNAGALILPKNEALQAQAQERGIVWIAAPESRLAFAKVIKLFYQPWRPASEIHPTAIIHPTAKIGQNVYIGAHVVIQPDVEIGDEVCIHPNVVIYPNSKIGDRTTLHANCTIHERTRIGADCVIHSGAVIGAEGFGFVPSAKGWVKMEQSGCTVLEDGVEVGCNSAIDRPAVGETRVGYNTKIDNLVQVGHGCQIGAGCALAGQSAMAGGVKLGKGVILAGQAGVGNQVKMGDRSIASAQAGVHHDVRPGEIVSGAPAIPYKRYLKVSAVLNRLPDMYQALKQLQRKLND from the coding sequence ATGAAATTTAGCGAAATTATACAAAAACTTGGTGAGATGGCTGCTTCCAATAGCCTAATTTTCAACACAGACCTTGACCCGGAAATTACAGGGTTAGCATCTGTTGAGGAAGCAACAACTCATCATCTTAGCTACATAGAGGGAGAAAAATTTGCCTCTTGGGTTGGGAAAACAAACGCTGGCGCTTTAATTTTGCCTAAGAATGAAGCGTTGCAAGCACAAGCACAAGAGCGAGGTATTGTTTGGATAGCAGCGCCTGAATCACGACTGGCATTTGCTAAAGTTATCAAACTGTTTTACCAACCTTGGCGTCCGGCTTCAGAGATTCACCCCACTGCTATTATTCACCCGACTGCTAAAATTGGTCAGAATGTTTACATTGGTGCTCATGTTGTCATTCAGCCGGATGTAGAAATTGGTGATGAAGTTTGCATCCATCCTAATGTGGTGATTTATCCAAATTCTAAGATAGGCGATCGCACAACTTTACACGCCAATTGTACTATTCACGAACGCACCCGTATTGGTGCAGATTGTGTCATTCATAGTGGTGCTGTCATTGGTGCTGAGGGCTTTGGTTTTGTTCCCAGTGCCAAGGGTTGGGTAAAAATGGAGCAATCTGGCTGTACGGTTTTGGAAGATGGTGTAGAAGTGGGATGCAACAGTGCTATCGATCGCCCTGCTGTTGGAGAAACACGGGTAGGTTATAACACAAAGATTGATAACTTAGTACAAGTCGGTCACGGTTGCCAAATAGGTGCAGGTTGTGCTCTAGCAGGTCAATCTGCAATGGCGGGGGGTGTTAAGCTGGGAAAAGGGGTTATCTTAGCAGGTCAAGCGGGAGTTGGCAATCAAGTGAAGATGGGCGATCGGTCTATCGCATCTGCACAAGCAGGAGTCCATCATGATGTTCGACCTGGAGAAATTGTTTCTGGCGCTCCTGCTATACCTTATAAAAGATATTTGAAGGTATCAGCTGTTTTGAATCGCTTACCAGATATGTATCAAGCTTTAAAACAGTTACAACGGAAATTGAATGATTAG
- a CDS encoding response regulator — MATKRILVVDNEEYIQEVTKICLETVAGWEVVTAGSGKEGISKAEDFQPDAILLDVMMPDMDGPTTFEKLQENPATKTIPVILLTAKIQASDRRRYAQMGIKTAIAKPFNPLELAGQVAAALGWSL; from the coding sequence ATGGCAACAAAGCGAATTTTGGTGGTTGATAATGAAGAGTACATTCAAGAAGTTACCAAAATTTGTTTGGAGACGGTAGCTGGTTGGGAAGTCGTGACTGCTGGTTCTGGTAAAGAAGGCATTAGCAAAGCTGAAGATTTCCAACCAGATGCTATCTTGCTAGATGTGATGATGCCTGATATGGATGGTCCAACAACTTTTGAGAAACTACAAGAAAACCCTGCAACAAAAACCATTCCTGTGATATTGCTAACGGCAAAAATACAGGCATCCGATCGCCGCCGCTATGCTCAAATGGGTATAAAGACTGCGATCGCTAAACCTTTTAATCCTTTAGAATTAGCTGGGCAAGTTGCTGCAGCCCTTGGTTGGTCGCTCTGA
- the hemH gene encoding ferrochelatase, whose product MGRVGVLLLNLGGPDKLEDVGPFLYNLFSDPEIIRLPFPWLQKPLAWFIASRRTQKSQENYKQIGGGSPLRRITEAQGDALKEQLSSQGQEANIYVGMRYWHPYTEEAIAKITQDKIEHLVILPLYPQFSISTSGSSFRLLERLWKEDPGLQQIDYTVIPSWYKQPGYLQAMAELIAQELDQLPNRDEVHIFFSAHGVPKSYVEEAGDPYEQEIEECTRLVMQTLNRPNPYILAYQSRVGPVDWLQPYTEDAIQELGTKGVKDLVVVPISFVSEHIETLQEIDIEYRELAEEVGIHNFRRVPALNTHPVFVKALADLVIDALKAPSFKLSQAAQMKKKVRIYPPERWEWGMTTSAEVWNGRIAMLGFIALIIELITGHGLLHMIGLL is encoded by the coding sequence ATGGGTCGCGTGGGCGTCTTACTTCTTAACCTTGGTGGTCCAGATAAATTAGAGGATGTTGGGCCATTTCTATACAACCTGTTTTCAGATCCAGAAATTATTCGCCTGCCATTCCCCTGGTTGCAAAAACCTCTAGCCTGGTTCATTGCCTCACGACGCACTCAAAAATCTCAAGAAAACTACAAGCAAATTGGAGGCGGTTCACCACTGCGGCGCATTACTGAAGCGCAAGGGGACGCCTTGAAAGAACAACTGTCCTCCCAAGGACAAGAAGCCAATATTTATGTTGGTATGCGTTACTGGCATCCCTATACTGAAGAAGCGATCGCCAAAATTACCCAAGACAAGATAGAACACCTTGTTATCCTACCTCTGTATCCCCAGTTTTCCATTAGTACAAGTGGTTCGAGTTTCCGACTTTTAGAAAGGCTGTGGAAAGAAGACCCAGGGTTGCAACAGATCGATTACACCGTTATTCCCTCCTGGTACAAACAACCGGGTTATCTCCAAGCAATGGCAGAACTGATAGCCCAAGAACTAGACCAACTTCCCAATCGTGACGAAGTTCATATCTTTTTTAGCGCTCACGGCGTTCCCAAAAGCTACGTTGAAGAAGCAGGCGATCCCTATGAGCAAGAAATTGAGGAATGCACCCGCTTGGTTATGCAAACCCTCAACCGACCAAATCCTTACATTTTGGCTTACCAAAGTCGTGTAGGTCCGGTAGATTGGCTCCAACCATATACGGAAGACGCCATACAGGAACTAGGAACAAAAGGCGTCAAAGATTTAGTCGTTGTGCCAATCAGTTTTGTTTCAGAACATATTGAAACACTGCAAGAAATTGATATCGAGTATCGAGAACTTGCAGAAGAAGTAGGGATTCACAACTTCCGACGCGTACCAGCACTGAATACGCATCCCGTTTTTGTGAAAGCACTCGCCGATTTAGTGATTGATGCATTAAAAGCGCCCAGCTTTAAGCTTTCGCAAGCCGCCCAAATGAAGAAGAAGGTGAGAATCTACCCACCAGAACGCTGGGAATGGGGGATGACCACAAGTGCAGAAGTTTGGAATGGTCGTATTGCTATGCTGGGCTTTATTGCATTGATTATTGAGTTAATTACAGGTCACGGTCTGCTACATATGATTGGGTTGTTGTAG
- a CDS encoding four helix bundle protein, translated as MIVNISISEQTKNFAVRIIKACSFLEEKSGVCGTLSKQLLRSGTAIGANVREAQSAQSNKDFLSNLEIALKEARETQYWLEILIESELVEKQKFDSLLQETNEIGKILVASTKKLKEK; from the coding sequence ATGATAGTTAATATTAGTATTTCCGAACAAACAAAAAATTTTGCGGTCAGAATTATTAAGGCTTGTTCTTTTTTAGAGGAAAAGTCTGGAGTTTGTGGAACACTTTCAAAGCAATTACTCCGTTCGGGAACAGCAATTGGAGCAAATGTGAGAGAAGCACAGTCTGCTCAATCTAACAAAGATTTTCTAAGTAATTTAGAAATCGCTTTGAAAGAAGCCAGAGAAACTCAGTACTGGCTAGAAATCTTGATTGAATCTGAACTAGTTGAAAAACAAAAATTTGATTCTTTACTTCAAGAAACCAATGAAATAGGTAAAATATTAGTTGCTTCGACTAAAAAACTTAAAGAAAAATAA